A part of uncultured Fibrobacter sp. genomic DNA contains:
- a CDS encoding acyltransferase, whose protein sequence is MIIDKNKMSQRAAGLDLFRVVAALMVLLFHCHIHHECNFGPLTGFVSMGAVFMTAFFMLSGYVLYMTYREKSLVQILPLKNFYLKRLIGILPLYYLVSVIYVVSLGTESLLQNIVLLPIELLGLQSVFSSLFNISHNSGTWFISCLLIAYLFFPLMQEVAKQLATRAKILLFVACALVLFWSPLVVHSFATDSIYANPFFRGLEFFIGVLLCSLSVRLEFLKTWKFFVIEVLVLVAVISAAARLNLFVGNYMLYDVVAVPLFACMNV, encoded by the coding sequence ATGATTATTGACAAGAATAAAATGTCGCAGCGCGCCGCCGGTCTGGATTTGTTCCGGGTAGTCGCGGCGTTGATGGTGCTCCTTTTTCATTGCCATATTCATCATGAATGCAATTTTGGACCGTTGACGGGCTTTGTCTCAATGGGGGCCGTATTCATGACGGCGTTCTTTATGCTGTCGGGGTACGTGCTGTATATGACCTACCGCGAAAAATCCCTGGTTCAGATTTTACCCCTTAAGAATTTTTACCTAAAAAGGCTGATTGGCATATTGCCCCTGTATTATCTGGTTTCGGTGATTTATGTCGTGAGCTTGGGGACCGAAAGCTTGCTCCAGAATATCGTGCTTTTGCCGATAGAACTTCTTGGACTGCAGAGCGTATTTTCGTCTTTGTTCAACATTAGCCATAATAGCGGCACCTGGTTTATCTCGTGCCTGCTGATTGCGTATTTGTTTTTCCCGCTGATGCAGGAAGTCGCTAAGCAACTGGCAACTCGCGCCAAGATTTTGCTGTTTGTCGCTTGTGCCCTTGTGTTGTTCTGGTCGCCGCTTGTGGTGCATTCGTTTGCGACGGATTCCATTTATGCAAATCCGTTTTTCAGGGGGCTTGAATTCTTTATCGGAGTTCTGCTCTGTTCACTTTCCGTAAGGCTTGAATTTTTAAAGACCTGGAAATTTTTTGTAATAGAGGTCCTTGTCTTAGTTGCGGTAATTTCGGCGGCGGCCCGCTTGAACCTCTTTGTCGGAAACTACATGCTTTATGACGTCGTGGCGGTTCCACTGTTTGCGTGCATGAATGTGTAG
- a CDS encoding nitroreductase gives MNTLEAIKTRRSTRKFKAQPVELEKLQAVVEAGRFGPTGGNAQTNHFFVISNASVIAKLKELVQSAFAAMELREDLYKSLKNSIALSRKGNYSFCYTAPVLIVVANKKDYGNNMADVACAVENMMLAANELDLGSCYINQLKWLNEDPTLLEYLRSLGLKEDERVYASVALGYADTESGLPNRTESPRVGNEVVFV, from the coding sequence ATGAATACTTTAGAAGCAATCAAGACCCGTCGCAGTACGCGCAAATTCAAGGCGCAGCCTGTGGAATTAGAAAAGTTGCAGGCCGTCGTCGAGGCGGGCCGTTTCGGACCCACCGGCGGTAATGCGCAGACTAATCATTTCTTCGTGATTTCGAATGCGTCGGTGATTGCAAAGCTCAAGGAACTCGTGCAGTCGGCCTTTGCCGCGATGGAACTCCGCGAAGACCTTTACAAGAGCCTCAAGAATTCGATTGCGCTTTCTCGCAAGGGCAACTATTCCTTCTGCTATACCGCGCCCGTTTTGATTGTGGTCGCGAACAAGAAGGATTACGGCAACAACATGGCCGATGTCGCCTGTGCCGTAGAAAACATGATGCTTGCGGCAAACGAACTCGATCTCGGTAGCTGCTACATCAATCAGCTCAAGTGGCTGAACGAAGACCCGACGCTTCTCGAATACCTGCGCTCGCTTGGCCTTAAGGAAGACGAACGCGTCTATGCGTCTGTTGCTCTCGGCTATGCCGATACTGAAAGCGGCCTCCCGAACCGTACGGAATCGCCGCGTGTCGGCAACGAAGTCGTATTCGTGTAG